GCTCTTCATTGTTGTTGACCGGACAATTCAGAGCTTTGAGTATAAAAAAAACCACAAAACCTCGTTTGAAACAAGCTTCGAATAGACATGTCTTCCGACGACGCTCACACAGGAGGTAACCTCGCCGAGATGGCTGAACACGGCACCACCATGCCCAACGACGCAGGTCTCCAAAATACTCTCCCCTCCGTGCCACGCCCCGACCAGCGCAGCGAAAGCCACCAGTTCGATAACCAGGGCCTTGCGGAGCCATCTCTGGCTTTCGCCGCGGATAACGCCACTGATCTGCCTCGGAGCACCAAGGAGATGGGCGCAAGCGGTGAGGTCGTCACGGGAACTGGCGATGCGTTCCCTGTTTCGGGCGAGTCGAAGAGGATTAACCCCGGTGCGATGGACCCTGGTGCGCGCGGAAATGCGCGGACGATCAAGCATGCGAACCTCAATCGGAGTATATTTGATCGGTTGGCGAGGGAAGATGGAAATGCGCATGAGTTTATTAGGGAGCATGAGTTTCGGAATCGGGATGAGTGACTTGAATCGATTTCGGCTGTGTTGCGTTACAATGTATTGATATACTTGAAATTGTTTTGAATTATGCATGTTTGATCGGTTCGGCTTGTCTATGCTGGCGTAGAAGGGGCGACGAACCCCCGGTAGATCTCGTCAAGGATGTCTCGTTTCCGTTTCCGATCCGCTTGCTcggcctcttcggcctcgTCGGGCTCGCCCTCGGGCTGCCGTGAGACCCACGCGCGGATGGTCCCGTCGCCGTGCGCGGAGAACATCTCCAGCCCTTCGCCTGAGCCGCCGTTGCCGCGCCATGCCAGAGAATTGATCCGGGCAGCGCTGAGGGCGTTGGATCGCCCGCGGGTTTGCTGCCGACCGGCCATTAGACCAGGGACCTTGAGACGTTTGATAAACGTCCCCTCTCGAAGTTCGAACATGAAAATCTCGCCGCGGTCGTCGTGCTCGTTGAAATTGGCCCACAGGAGGGTCTCTTGCCCTGGAGCCATTAGTCCACGGGGCACAATCAGCGGAGCCCGCTCGGCAAGATGAGAAGACACGCCATTCCGGACCCTGGGCCCAAAGTGGACAAGGGTATTGGCACCTGTGGAGGCGTCCCATACTCGGATTCGGGCATCTTGACCGGCTGTAACGAGGTGCGTGCCAGTTGATGTCCAACGAACACCAGTCACTGCACCATTGTGCGCCCGGGCGTGGGGGGAGAAAGGCGCGCGGCTCTGGTAGGATGCCGGGGCGCACTGCGGATGAACTAGACCGACTGCATCATCCATATCAAGGGTTGCAATGGCTGAATTGTGACCGCCCCTTCGAACGTCAAACACAATCACGCGGTTgtctgttgatgctgagGCGAGGATATGTGGCCGATGAGGAGCCCAGGCTACTGAGAGGACTGCGGAACTATGACCCGGAAGCCCGTGGGTAGATAGACCGGACCGCAGGTCGAGCAAGCGGACTGGTCTCTCTGATGTACCTACTGCAATAAGAAGCGTGGAACCAGGATGTGACGACATGGAATGAGAGTAAGGCGTGCAGTCAAGCCGGAATGTATGCATAGGCGTGATGGCGCCTGGCGCCAAGGCAGAGAGCTTTAGACTTCCATCATGGGCAGTAGTCAATATTGTAGATGG
The Aspergillus fumigatus Af293 chromosome 4, whole genome shotgun sequence DNA segment above includes these coding regions:
- a CDS encoding WD repeat protein, whose amino-acid sequence is MNSYLLNRALGSITPHSFHVAQTTRLVHHLEPAPRIRFSSLRDIYGGQSERDSALSDANTVIESDVVAHSAGVNVLAIDQNDSRFMVSGGADPSIHFWDLESRGAELDHVHQPIASIHKGSHEDAHTHAITSVSIYPFDPTPSTILTTAHDGSLKLSALAPGAITPMHTFRLDCTPYSHSMSSHPGSTLLIAVGTSERPVRLLDLRSGLSTHGLPGHSSAVLSVAWAPHRPHILASASTDNRVIVFDVRRGGHNSAIATLDMDDAVGLVHPQCAPASYQSRAPFSPHARAHNGAVTGVRWTSTGTHLVTAGQDARIRVWDASTGANTLVHFGPRVRNGVSSHLAERAPLIVPRGLMAPGQETLLWANFNEHDDRGEIFMFELREGTFIKRLKVPGLMAGRQQTRGRSNALSAARINSLAWRGNGGSGEGLEMFSAHGDGTIRAWVSRQPEGEPDEAEEAEQADRKRKRDILDEIYRGFVAPSTPA